One Luteibacter sp. 9135 DNA segment encodes these proteins:
- a CDS encoding DUF4142 domain-containing protein, whose product MTRILTALLSLVLAGTAAAQAVKTTTADTDFVRRASSASLTQIALGKLAAEQASSKDVKTYAASMVADHTQANDALARLAGSKGVQIAIAPEPAQQQEIDRIKALDGAAFDRAYSDAVVRDHKQTTGLYQLEAEKGDDVEIRDYARAQLPLLKEHEKSAGSLPPF is encoded by the coding sequence ATGACCCGAATCCTTACGGCACTGCTGTCGCTGGTCCTTGCGGGCACGGCGGCGGCACAGGCGGTCAAGACCACGACTGCGGACACCGATTTCGTGCGACGCGCCAGCAGCGCCAGCCTGACGCAGATCGCGCTCGGCAAGCTCGCGGCGGAGCAGGCATCGTCCAAGGACGTGAAAACCTATGCGGCGAGCATGGTCGCCGACCACACCCAGGCCAACGACGCGCTGGCCAGGCTTGCCGGGAGCAAGGGCGTGCAGATCGCCATCGCCCCGGAACCGGCGCAGCAGCAGGAGATCGACCGGATCAAGGCGCTGGACGGCGCCGCGTTCGACCGTGCGTACTCGGATGCGGTGGTGCGCGACCACAAACAGACCACCGGGCTTTACCAACTGGAAGCCGAAAAGGGCGATGACGTGGAGATCCGCGACTATGCGCGCGCGCAGCTTCCGCTGCTGAAGGAACACGAGAAATCAGCGGGAAGCTTGCCGCCGTTCTGA
- a CDS encoding DUF1328 domain-containing protein, with translation MLHWAVIFFVVAIIAAIFGFTGIAAGAASIAKILFVVFLILFILSLLFGGLRRGPRI, from the coding sequence ATGCTGCATTGGGCCGTCATCTTCTTCGTCGTCGCGATCATCGCCGCGATCTTCGGTTTCACCGGTATCGCCGCGGGCGCTGCAAGCATCGCGAAGATCCTGTTCGTGGTTTTCCTGATCCTGTTCATCCTGTCGCTGCTGTTCGGCGGCCTGCGTCGCGGGCCGCGCATATAA
- the queF gene encoding NADPH-dependent 7-cyano-7-deazaguanine reductase QueF (Catalyzes the NADPH-dependent reduction of 7-cyano-7-deazaguanine (preQ0) to 7-aminomethyl-7-deazaguanine (preQ1) in queuosine biosynthesis), whose product MSSPEHSPLGKSTVYADRYDAGLLFPIPRQGKRDEIGIAAGALPFHGVDVWNGYELSWLDTRGKPVVAIAEFRFPASTPHIVESKSFKLYLNSFAQERLADADAVQAILQRDLSAASGGMADVILRAPGDLDGTALAEPEGTLLDSLDIAIDCYGPPRADFLATTGEGTVDDVLVSHLLRSNCPVTGQPDWGSVQIAYRGPRIDQAGLLRYLVSFRNHTEFHEQCVERIFMDMTARCAPEALSVYARYTRRGGLDINPFRSTDRNAVPGNPRGARQ is encoded by the coding sequence ATGTCGTCCCCCGAACACTCGCCCCTGGGCAAGTCCACCGTGTACGCAGACCGCTACGACGCGGGCCTGCTCTTTCCCATTCCCCGCCAGGGCAAGCGCGACGAGATCGGCATCGCCGCTGGCGCGTTGCCCTTCCACGGAGTGGATGTATGGAACGGCTACGAGCTGTCCTGGCTGGATACGCGGGGCAAGCCGGTCGTGGCCATCGCGGAATTCCGCTTCCCGGCAAGCACGCCCCACATCGTCGAGTCCAAGTCGTTCAAGCTGTACCTCAACAGCTTCGCCCAAGAACGCCTGGCTGACGCAGACGCCGTACAGGCCATCCTGCAGCGCGACCTGTCGGCGGCGTCCGGTGGCATGGCCGACGTGATCCTGCGCGCGCCCGGCGACCTGGACGGCACCGCGCTGGCCGAGCCGGAAGGCACCCTGCTGGATAGCCTGGACATCGCCATCGACTGCTATGGGCCGCCGCGTGCGGATTTCCTCGCCACCACCGGCGAGGGCACCGTGGACGACGTGCTCGTCTCCCACCTGCTGCGTTCCAATTGCCCGGTCACGGGCCAGCCGGACTGGGGCAGCGTGCAGATCGCCTACCGCGGCCCTCGCATCGACCAGGCCGGCCTGCTGCGCTACCTCGTGTCGTTCCGCAATCACACGGAATTCCACGAGCAATGCGTCGAGCGCATCTTCATGGACATGACGGCGCGTTGCGCCCCGGAAGCCTTGTCCGTGTACGCGCGATACACCCGCCGCGGCGGCCTGGACATCAACCCCTTCCGCAGCACCGATCGAAACGCCGTGCCCGGCAATCCGCGCGGCGCGCGACAATAA